The following proteins come from a genomic window of Malus sylvestris chromosome 4, drMalSylv7.2, whole genome shotgun sequence:
- the LOC126618524 gene encoding uncharacterized protein LOC126618524: MSGTKVILTYKRKRQSRKGLVEGHECHNALFVAPSDTSPCREDLQVYLIEERSAKDFSRLEDKKQVKVPEPRQLSINSHKFLTSLDEGPSERDTYGSSSMDLSLENKSSHQKFGSSSNTNSEALVDDNNVGGRLVCGLTGNATEMTADFVRPKSLSSSSSFEIKGGSKCVGISLRLNVSNLEDTDSLSKNKVDNSCGDSAVQTKSTAPLITFCRRKKRRKDTDKSEIRSKSVPVENNCSLVTKLSNSVCANAASCDETSPENCSVNHETDLKHSIDEAQVLSSDDLKATEIPRLGRSLPYLDLSVIPTDSCGTVDCNFDLNLSPAKQPDTDAPKAVGDSLDSTSRNHAFVLHKPSPPQMSAERTGRVETQASQLHRDGFECLEVGASCKDDDDKVGSLISEENTSKNKCLQLFPEEKTSGIFGPVITHPEVVASVASERRKVLQLGGQHDQPKQGSPMFLGPSTEKPIFAGCAANTCFNTSPFLNSIIRTREFIRDAALQSSSSRLPSVWRHKLMHDSVVSQARALNEGGGFHDKYMPYNTMWSEEELDFLWMGVRRYGQDNWNAMLRDPRLHFSPRRVARDLAEQWEEEQSKLFSGICVPQLGCNYFSGPKRGIWKENTADLTQVSLGDVDACRGGDVSRRPLFNSAYTCNNGNENHRRPLGYTKRTSRFEMGRDTHEDDEFSILNRSRSIRRGKLLSTDVPTTCTGPQGNLPHWLREAVASPPPTVPSTVSSIAHSDRLNVTLAGFDRRESHLVPRNEMQVNAPLFNYSSVGLGTGKQRRDHSRRAGKQDNVIIIASDGSSEETISDDRR; encoded by the exons atgtcagggaccaaagtgatttTAACGTACAAGCGAAAGCGGCAATCAAGGAAAGGTCTTGTAGAGGGACATGAGTGCCATAATGCTCTTTTTGTTGCTCCGAGTGATACTTCTCCATGTAGAGAAGACTTGCAAGTTTATTTGATTGAAGAGCGTTCAGCCAAAGACTTTAGCAGACTGGAGGATAAGAAACAAGTTAAAGTACCTGAGCCTAGACAATTGTCAATTAATTCCCATAAATTTCTGACAAGTCTCGATGAGGGTCCCTCCGAAAGGGATACGTATGGATCCTCTTCTATGGACCTATCATTGGAGAATAAGTCAAGTCACCAGAAATTTGGCTCGTCCTCAAATACTAATAGTGAAGCGTTGGTTGATGATAATAATGTTGGAGGGAGGTTAGTTTGCGGATTGACAGGGAATGCCACTGAAATGACTGCTGATTTTGTCCGACCAAAatcattatcatcatcatcatcatttgaAATAAAAGGTGGCTCTAAATGTGTTGGTATATCGCTAAGATTGAATGTATCAAACCTGGAAGACACTGATTCACTCTCTAAAAATAAGGTAGATAACTCATGTGGTGATTCAGCTGTGCAGACCAAGTCGACTGCCCCATTGATTACTTTCTGccgaaggaaaaaaagaagaaaggataCAGATAAGTCTGAAATACGAAGCAAATCTGTGCCTGTGGAAAACAATTGCTCATTGGTAACCAAATTGAGTAATTCTGTTTGTGCTAATGCCGCTTCGTGTGACGAAACTTCCCCTGAAAACTGCTCAGTAAATCATGAGACAGATTTGAAGCACTCCATAGACGAAGCTCAAGTTTTGTCAAGTGATGATCTTAAAGCAACAGAAATCCCTCGTTTAGGCAGATCGCTTCCTTACTTGGACCTGTCTGTTATCCCAACTG ATTCATGCGGCACTGTGGACTGCAATTTTGACTTAAACTTGAGTCCTGCTAAGCAACCTGACACCGATGCACCAAAAGCTGTGGGGGACTCGTTGGATTCTACTAGCAGAAATCATGCCTTTGTATTACATAAACCGTCTCCTCCACAAATGTCGGCTGAGAGAACTGGAAGAGTGGAAACTCAAGCTTCACAATTACACAGAGATGGATTTGAATGTTTAGAAGTTGGTGCCAGCTGCaaagatgatgatgataaaGTTGGTTCTCTGATTTCCGAGGAGAATACTTCCAAAAATAAATGTCTGCAG CTGTTTCCAGAAGAAAAAACCAGTGGCATTTTTGGCCCGGTGATAACACATCCTGAGGTAGTTGCTTCTGTAGCTTCAGAACGGAGAAAAGTTCTTCAGTTGGGAGGCCAACATGATCAACCAAAACAAGGATCTCCTATGTTTTTGGGTCCATCCACCGAAAAACCTATATTTGCAGGATGTGCTGCCAATACCTGCTTCAATACATCTCCCTTCTTGAACTCCATCATTAGAACAAGAGAATTCATCCGAGATGCAGCGCTCCAATCTTCTTCAAGCCGTTTACCATCAGTTTGGAGGCACAAGCTTATGCATGACAGTGTAGTAAGCCAAGCAAGAGCTTTGAATGAAGGGGGTGGTTTTCATGACAAATATATGCCATATAATACCATGTGGTCTGAAGAAGAGTTGGATTTTCTATGGATGGGTGTGAGAAGATATGGACAGGACAATTGGAATGCTATGTTAAGGGATCCAAGATTGCACTTCTCACCACGGAGGGTGGCAAGGGACTTAGCTGAGCAGTGGGAAGAGGAACAATCAAAACTTTTTAGTGGCATTTGTGTTCCCCAATTGGGATGCAACTACTTCTCGGGTCCAAAAAGAGGAATATGGAAAGAAAATACAGCAGACCTGACCCAAGTTTCACTTGGCGATGTTGATGCTTGTAGAGGAGGTGATGTCTCGAGGAGGCCACTATTCAATTCGGCTTATACTTGCAACAATGGCAATGAAAACCACCGGAGGCCTCTTGGTTACACAAAGAGGACATCTCGTTTTGAAATGGGAAGGGACACACATGAAGATGATGAATTTAGTATTCTAAATAGAAGTAGAAGTATTCGGAGGGGCAAGTTGTTATCGACTGATGTCCCCACAACTTGCACTGGACCACAGGGAAATTTGCCCCACTGGCTCAGAGAAGCTGTTGCTTCTCCACCCCCAACTGTGCCTTCAACTGTTTCATCAATTGCTCATTCAGACAGGTTGAATGTCACCCTTGCTGGTTTTGATCGTCGGGAATCACATTTGGTACCAAGGAATGAAATGCAGGTAAATGCTCCTCTTTTCAACTACTCATCGGTAGGACTTGGGACGGGGAAACAGAGAAGGGATCATTCTCGTCGTGCGGGTAAACAAGACAACGTAATTATTATAGCCAGCGATGGTTCTTCTGAAGAGACTATATCTGATGATCGTAGGTAG